From the Micromonospora echinofusca genome, the window GCTGGACTCGTTCGACCTCGTCGACCGGGCCTGGGCCGGCTGGCTGTCGCTGGCCGTCTGGGCGGGCGTGAACGCCGTCGCCTACCCGGCCCTGGCCTGCCTCGACGCGGTGCTGCACCTGGAGACCCGGATGCGTACCGAGGGACTGGACATCCGGCTCTCCCGGGCCAGGGCGGGCACGCCCGAGGCCGTCCTGCTGGCGGCGGGGCGATGAGCTTCAGCCGGTGGTGGACCGAGACCACGGCGGCGCTCAGCGACCGGCTGCCGCTGCCCCTGGTCGCGCTGCTGCTGGTGCTCGCCACGGTGCTGGTCGCGGCCGGCTGGTACACGTTCCCGGCCTGGATCCCCCGGCGGCTGCCCCGGCTGCGTCGACGCCGCAGGCCCGCGCCGCCGGAGGCCACCCCGCAGCCGGTCGTCCCCGCGCCCCGCGAGCCGGAGCTGCCGGCCGCCGCGTACGTCTCCCTCGCGGACCGGCTCGCCGCCGAGGGCCGGTACGCCGAGGCCGTCCGGGAGCGGCTGCGGGCGATGGTCCGGGAGCTGGCCGCCCGCCGCGTGGTGCAGCCGCAGCCCGGCATGACCGTCGTCGAGCTGGTACGCGCCGCGACGGACAGCCGGCCGCAGGTGGGCCCGCCGCTCGGCGCCGCCGGGGCGGTCTTCTCCGAGATCTGGTACGGCCAGCGCCCGGCCTCCGTCGAGCACGACCACCGGATGCGGGAGCACGCCGCCGAGCTGGACCGGGTGCTGACCGGGCACCCCGAGGACGGGCCCCGAGCATGAGCGCAACCGCCACCGCCGCCCCGCCGGCCCTCCGGCCCGCCGCCGCTCCCCGGCGCCGCCGGCACCGGCTGCTGATCCCGCTGGGCCTGGCCGCGCTGCTGCTGACCACGACCCTGGTCACCCACGCGGTCGACCAGCCCGACCCCGACGACCGGGGGTTCCTCTCCCCCGTCGCGACCGGGGACGACGGCGGCAGCC encodes:
- a CDS encoding DUF4129 domain-containing protein; the encoded protein is MSFSRWWTETTAALSDRLPLPLVALLLVLATVLVAAGWYTFPAWIPRRLPRLRRRRRPAPPEATPQPVVPAPREPELPAAAYVSLADRLAAEGRYAEAVRERLRAMVRELAARRVVQPQPGMTVVELVRAATDSRPQVGPPLGAAGAVFSEIWYGQRPASVEHDHRMREHAAELDRVLTGHPEDGPRA